One region of Vanessa cardui chromosome 20, ilVanCard2.1, whole genome shotgun sequence genomic DNA includes:
- the LOC124538611 gene encoding protein kinase C isoform X2: protein MFSGTVRVKVCEATGLRPTDFQKRHNMTFGKPDDQPIDPYVSIDADEHHLDRSSTKPKTFDPVWNETFIHEVQNVTSLGITVFHDAAIPPDDFVANCTIPFEDLMHREKDATDFWVDLEPQGKLHLKIDLKWNSQVAAATGARAARGREFKEGAGFARRRGAMRRRVHQVNGHKFMATFLRQPTFCSHCREFIWGIGKQGYQCQVCTCVVHKRCHSSVVTKCPGMKEEQLGDVDVSGGQRFNVNVPHRFVVHSYKRFTFCDHCGSLLYGLIKQGLQCEVCSMNVHKRCQKNVANNCGINTKRMAVILHEIGVSPDKHPRPKASKYLNTPQMEGPPELASDEGKDSDKHDDKSAGALWGSHWAELQEIFTCYEGGDGEAGGEGGHKVSLADFHFIKVLGKGSFGKVMLAEKKGTDEVYAVKVLKKDAIIQDDDVECTLTERRVLALAARHPFLTALHCAFQTPERLFFVMEYVDGGDLMFQIQRARKFDEPRARFYAAEVTLALTFLHAHGVIYRDLKLDNILLDSDGHCKLADFGMCKEGILDGATTTTFCGTPDYIAPEILQELEYGPSVDWWALGVLLYEMLAGQPPFEADNEDDLFESILHDDVLYPVWLSKDAVSILKGFMTKNPSRRLGVQGGAGGIRAHAFFRDVDWDALAQRRLRPPFRPKKSKREAANFDAEFTKEEPGLTPVPPDVLRAINQEEFKGFSFVNKDFNPAPAQP from the exons ATGTTCAGCGGGACGGTGCGTGTGAAGGTGTGTGAGGCGACGGGCCTCAGGCCGACCGACTTTCAGAAACGGCACAACATGACCTTCGGAAAGCCAG ACGACCAGCCAATAGATCCGTACGTGTCGATCGATGCCGACGAGCACCATCTAGACCGGTCGAGCACCAAACCGAAAACGTTTGACCCAGTGTGGAATGAGACATTCATACACGAGGTTCAGAATGTCACAAG CCTGGGCATCACAGTATTTCATGATGCTGCAATTCCCCCTGATGATTTTGTTGCAAACTGCACTATTCCCTTTGAAGATTTGATGCACCGTGAGAAAGATGCAACTGATTTCTGG GTGGACTTAGAACCTCAGGGCAAATTACACCTGAAAATTGATCTGAAATGGAATTCTCAAG tgGCGGCGGCGacgggcgcgcgcgcggcgcgggGGCGCGAGTTCAAGGAGGGCGCGGGGTTCGCGCGGCGGCGCGGGGCCATGCGGCGCCGCGTGCACCAGGTCAACGGCCACAAGTTCATGGCCACCTTCCTGCGCCAGCCCACCTTCTGCAGCCACTGCCGCGAGTTCATCTG GGGTATCGGGAAACAAGGATACCAGTGTCAAG TTTGTACTTGCGTCGTACACAAGCGGTGCCATTCGTCCGTCGTCACCAAATGTCCCGGGATGAAGGAAGAG CAGCTGGGCGACGTGGACGTGTCGGGCGGGCAGCGCTTCAACGTCAACGTGCCGCACCGCTTCGTCGTGCACTCCTACAAGCGCTTCACCTTCTGCGACCACTGCGGCTCGCTGCTCTACGGACTCATCAAGCAGGGCCTGCAGTGCGAAG TGTGCTCGATGAACGTGCACAAGCGCTGCCAGAAGAACGTGGCCAACAACTGCGGCATCAACACCAAGCGCATGGCCGTCATCCTGCACGAGATCGGCGTGTCGCCCGACAAGCACCCGCGCCCCAAGGCCTCCAAG TACTTAAACACACCGCAGATGGAGGGCCCGCCGGAGCTGGCCTCCGACGAGGGCAAGGACTCCGACAAACACGACGACAAAA GTGCGGGCGCGCTGTGGGGCTCGCACTGGGCCGAGCTCCAGGAAATATTCACGTGCTACGAAG GCGGCGACGGCGAGGCGGGGGGCGAGGGCGGCCACAAGGTGTCGCTGGCGGACTTCCACTTCATCAAGGTGCTCGGCAAGGGCTCGTTCGGCAAGGTGATGCTGGCCGAGAAGAAGGGCACGGACGAGGTGTACGCCGTGAAGGTGCTGAAGAAGGACGCCATCATCCAGGACGACGACGTGGAGTGCACGCTGACGGAGCGGCGCGTGCTGGCGCTGGCGGCGCGGCACCCGTTCCTCACGGCGCTGCACTGCGCCTTCCAGACGCCGGAGCGCCTGTTCTTCGTGATGGAGTACGTGGACGGCGGCGACCTCATGTTCCAGATCCAGCGCGCGCGCAAGTTCGACGAGCCGCGCGCGCGCTTCTACGCCGCCGAGGTCACGCTGGCGCTCACCTTCCTGCACGCGCACGGCGTCATCTACCGCGACCTCAAGCTCGACAACATCCTGCTCGACAGCGACGGCCACTGCAAGCTGGCCGACTTCGGCATGTGCAAGGAGGGCATCCTGG ACGGCGCGACCACCACGACGTTCTGCGGGACTCCGGATTACATAGCGCCGGAG ATCCTGCAGGAGCTGGAGTACGGCCCGTCGGTGGACTGGTGGGCGCTGGGCGTGCTGCTGTACGAGATGCTGGCGGGGCAGCCGCCCTTCGAGGCCGACAACGAGGACGACCTGTTCGAGTCCATCCTGCACGACGACGTGCTCTACCCCGTGTGGCTCTCCAAGGACGCCGTCTCCATACTCAAGG GCTTCATGACGAAGAACCCGTCGCGGCGGCTGGGCGTGcagggcggcgcgggcggcatCCGCGCGCACGCCTTCTTCCGCGACGTGGACTGGGACGCGCTGGCGCAGCGCCGCCTGCGCCCGCCCTTCCGCCCCAAG AAGAGCAAGCGCGAGGCGGCTAACTTCGATGCGGAGTTCACTAAGGAGGAGCCCGGCCTGACGCCCGTGCCGCCCGACGTGCTGCGCGCCATCAACCAG GAGGAGTTCAAGGGCTTCTCGTTCGTCAACAAGGACTTCAACCCCGCGCCGGCGCAGCCCTga
- the LOC124538611 gene encoding protein kinase C isoform X3, protein MFSGTVRVKVCEATGLRPTDFQKRHNMTFGKPDDQPIDPYVSIDADEHHLDRSSTKPKTFDPVWNETFIHEVQNVTSLGITVFHDAAIPPDDFVANCTIPFEDLMHREKDATDFWVDLEPQGKLHLKIDLKWNSQVAAATGARAARGREFKEGAGFARRRGAMRRRVHQVNGHKFMATFLRQPTFCSHCREFIWGIGKQGYQCQVCTCVVHKRCHSSVVTKCPGMKEEQLGDVDVSGGQRFNVNVPHRFVVHSYKRFTFCDHCGSLLYGLIKQGLQCEVCSMNVHKRCQKNVANNCGINTKRMAVILHEIGVSPDKHPRPKASKYLNTPQMEGPPELASDEGKDSDKHDDKSGDGEAGGEGGHKVSLADFHFIKVLGKGSFGKVMLAEKKGTDEVYAVKVLKKDAIIQDDDVECTLTERRVLALAARHPFLTALHCAFQTPERLFFVMEYVDGGDLMFQIQRARKFDEPRARFYAAEVTLALTFLHAHGVIYRDLKLDNILLDSDGHCKLADFGMCKEGILDGATTTTFCGTPDYIAPEILQELEYGPSVDWWALGVLLYEMLAGQPPFEADNEDDLFESILHDDVLYPVWLSKDAVSILKGFMTKNPSRRLGVQGGAGGIRAHAFFRDVDWDALAQRRLRPPFRPKKSKREAANFDAEFTKEEPGLTPVPPDVLRAINQEEFKGFSFVNKDFNPAPAQP, encoded by the exons ATGTTCAGCGGGACGGTGCGTGTGAAGGTGTGTGAGGCGACGGGCCTCAGGCCGACCGACTTTCAGAAACGGCACAACATGACCTTCGGAAAGCCAG ACGACCAGCCAATAGATCCGTACGTGTCGATCGATGCCGACGAGCACCATCTAGACCGGTCGAGCACCAAACCGAAAACGTTTGACCCAGTGTGGAATGAGACATTCATACACGAGGTTCAGAATGTCACAAG CCTGGGCATCACAGTATTTCATGATGCTGCAATTCCCCCTGATGATTTTGTTGCAAACTGCACTATTCCCTTTGAAGATTTGATGCACCGTGAGAAAGATGCAACTGATTTCTGG GTGGACTTAGAACCTCAGGGCAAATTACACCTGAAAATTGATCTGAAATGGAATTCTCAAG tgGCGGCGGCGacgggcgcgcgcgcggcgcgggGGCGCGAGTTCAAGGAGGGCGCGGGGTTCGCGCGGCGGCGCGGGGCCATGCGGCGCCGCGTGCACCAGGTCAACGGCCACAAGTTCATGGCCACCTTCCTGCGCCAGCCCACCTTCTGCAGCCACTGCCGCGAGTTCATCTG GGGTATCGGGAAACAAGGATACCAGTGTCAAG TTTGTACTTGCGTCGTACACAAGCGGTGCCATTCGTCCGTCGTCACCAAATGTCCCGGGATGAAGGAAGAG CAGCTGGGCGACGTGGACGTGTCGGGCGGGCAGCGCTTCAACGTCAACGTGCCGCACCGCTTCGTCGTGCACTCCTACAAGCGCTTCACCTTCTGCGACCACTGCGGCTCGCTGCTCTACGGACTCATCAAGCAGGGCCTGCAGTGCGAAG TGTGCTCGATGAACGTGCACAAGCGCTGCCAGAAGAACGTGGCCAACAACTGCGGCATCAACACCAAGCGCATGGCCGTCATCCTGCACGAGATCGGCGTGTCGCCCGACAAGCACCCGCGCCCCAAGGCCTCCAAG TACTTAAACACACCGCAGATGGAGGGCCCGCCGGAGCTGGCCTCCGACGAGGGCAAGGACTCCGACAAACACGACGACAAAA GCGGCGACGGCGAGGCGGGGGGCGAGGGCGGCCACAAGGTGTCGCTGGCGGACTTCCACTTCATCAAGGTGCTCGGCAAGGGCTCGTTCGGCAAGGTGATGCTGGCCGAGAAGAAGGGCACGGACGAGGTGTACGCCGTGAAGGTGCTGAAGAAGGACGCCATCATCCAGGACGACGACGTGGAGTGCACGCTGACGGAGCGGCGCGTGCTGGCGCTGGCGGCGCGGCACCCGTTCCTCACGGCGCTGCACTGCGCCTTCCAGACGCCGGAGCGCCTGTTCTTCGTGATGGAGTACGTGGACGGCGGCGACCTCATGTTCCAGATCCAGCGCGCGCGCAAGTTCGACGAGCCGCGCGCGCGCTTCTACGCCGCCGAGGTCACGCTGGCGCTCACCTTCCTGCACGCGCACGGCGTCATCTACCGCGACCTCAAGCTCGACAACATCCTGCTCGACAGCGACGGCCACTGCAAGCTGGCCGACTTCGGCATGTGCAAGGAGGGCATCCTGG ACGGCGCGACCACCACGACGTTCTGCGGGACTCCGGATTACATAGCGCCGGAG ATCCTGCAGGAGCTGGAGTACGGCCCGTCGGTGGACTGGTGGGCGCTGGGCGTGCTGCTGTACGAGATGCTGGCGGGGCAGCCGCCCTTCGAGGCCGACAACGAGGACGACCTGTTCGAGTCCATCCTGCACGACGACGTGCTCTACCCCGTGTGGCTCTCCAAGGACGCCGTCTCCATACTCAAGG GCTTCATGACGAAGAACCCGTCGCGGCGGCTGGGCGTGcagggcggcgcgggcggcatCCGCGCGCACGCCTTCTTCCGCGACGTGGACTGGGACGCGCTGGCGCAGCGCCGCCTGCGCCCGCCCTTCCGCCCCAAG AAGAGCAAGCGCGAGGCGGCTAACTTCGATGCGGAGTTCACTAAGGAGGAGCCCGGCCTGACGCCCGTGCCGCCCGACGTGCTGCGCGCCATCAACCAG GAGGAGTTCAAGGGCTTCTCGTTCGTCAACAAGGACTTCAACCCCGCGCCGGCGCAGCCCTga
- the LOC124538611 gene encoding protein kinase C isoform X1 yields the protein MFSGTVRVKVCEATGLRPTDFQKRHNMTFGKPDDQPIDPYVSIDADEHHLDRSSTKPKTFDPVWNETFIHEVQNVTSLGITVFHDAAIPPDDFVANCTIPFEDLMHREKDATDFWVDLEPQGKLHLKIDLKWNSQVAAATGARAARGREFKEGAGFARRRGAMRRRVHQVNGHKFMATFLRQPTFCSHCREFIWGIGKQGYQCQVCTCVVHKRCHSSVVTKCPGMKEEQLGDVDVSGGQRFNVNVPHRFVVHSYKRFTFCDHCGSLLYGLIKQGLQCEVCSMNVHKRCQKNVANNCGINTKRMAVILHEIGVSPDKHPRPKASKYLNTPQMEGPPELASDEGKDSDKHDDKSAGALWGSHWAELQEIFTCYEGSKQEPPWRSHWDDLQDIFSGQGGDGEAGGEGGHKVSLADFHFIKVLGKGSFGKVMLAEKKGTDEVYAVKVLKKDAIIQDDDVECTLTERRVLALAARHPFLTALHCAFQTPERLFFVMEYVDGGDLMFQIQRARKFDEPRARFYAAEVTLALTFLHAHGVIYRDLKLDNILLDSDGHCKLADFGMCKEGILDGATTTTFCGTPDYIAPEILQELEYGPSVDWWALGVLLYEMLAGQPPFEADNEDDLFESILHDDVLYPVWLSKDAVSILKGFMTKNPSRRLGVQGGAGGIRAHAFFRDVDWDALAQRRLRPPFRPKKSKREAANFDAEFTKEEPGLTPVPPDVLRAINQEEFKGFSFVNKDFNPAPAQP from the exons ATGTTCAGCGGGACGGTGCGTGTGAAGGTGTGTGAGGCGACGGGCCTCAGGCCGACCGACTTTCAGAAACGGCACAACATGACCTTCGGAAAGCCAG ACGACCAGCCAATAGATCCGTACGTGTCGATCGATGCCGACGAGCACCATCTAGACCGGTCGAGCACCAAACCGAAAACGTTTGACCCAGTGTGGAATGAGACATTCATACACGAGGTTCAGAATGTCACAAG CCTGGGCATCACAGTATTTCATGATGCTGCAATTCCCCCTGATGATTTTGTTGCAAACTGCACTATTCCCTTTGAAGATTTGATGCACCGTGAGAAAGATGCAACTGATTTCTGG GTGGACTTAGAACCTCAGGGCAAATTACACCTGAAAATTGATCTGAAATGGAATTCTCAAG tgGCGGCGGCGacgggcgcgcgcgcggcgcgggGGCGCGAGTTCAAGGAGGGCGCGGGGTTCGCGCGGCGGCGCGGGGCCATGCGGCGCCGCGTGCACCAGGTCAACGGCCACAAGTTCATGGCCACCTTCCTGCGCCAGCCCACCTTCTGCAGCCACTGCCGCGAGTTCATCTG GGGTATCGGGAAACAAGGATACCAGTGTCAAG TTTGTACTTGCGTCGTACACAAGCGGTGCCATTCGTCCGTCGTCACCAAATGTCCCGGGATGAAGGAAGAG CAGCTGGGCGACGTGGACGTGTCGGGCGGGCAGCGCTTCAACGTCAACGTGCCGCACCGCTTCGTCGTGCACTCCTACAAGCGCTTCACCTTCTGCGACCACTGCGGCTCGCTGCTCTACGGACTCATCAAGCAGGGCCTGCAGTGCGAAG TGTGCTCGATGAACGTGCACAAGCGCTGCCAGAAGAACGTGGCCAACAACTGCGGCATCAACACCAAGCGCATGGCCGTCATCCTGCACGAGATCGGCGTGTCGCCCGACAAGCACCCGCGCCCCAAGGCCTCCAAG TACTTAAACACACCGCAGATGGAGGGCCCGCCGGAGCTGGCCTCCGACGAGGGCAAGGACTCCGACAAACACGACGACAAAA GTGCGGGCGCGCTGTGGGGCTCGCACTGGGCCGAGCTCCAGGAAATATTCACGTGCTACGAAG GTTCGAAGCAGGAGCCGCCGTGGCGCTCGCACTGGGACGACCTGCAGGACATATTTAGTGGCCAAG GCGGCGACGGCGAGGCGGGGGGCGAGGGCGGCCACAAGGTGTCGCTGGCGGACTTCCACTTCATCAAGGTGCTCGGCAAGGGCTCGTTCGGCAAGGTGATGCTGGCCGAGAAGAAGGGCACGGACGAGGTGTACGCCGTGAAGGTGCTGAAGAAGGACGCCATCATCCAGGACGACGACGTGGAGTGCACGCTGACGGAGCGGCGCGTGCTGGCGCTGGCGGCGCGGCACCCGTTCCTCACGGCGCTGCACTGCGCCTTCCAGACGCCGGAGCGCCTGTTCTTCGTGATGGAGTACGTGGACGGCGGCGACCTCATGTTCCAGATCCAGCGCGCGCGCAAGTTCGACGAGCCGCGCGCGCGCTTCTACGCCGCCGAGGTCACGCTGGCGCTCACCTTCCTGCACGCGCACGGCGTCATCTACCGCGACCTCAAGCTCGACAACATCCTGCTCGACAGCGACGGCCACTGCAAGCTGGCCGACTTCGGCATGTGCAAGGAGGGCATCCTGG ACGGCGCGACCACCACGACGTTCTGCGGGACTCCGGATTACATAGCGCCGGAG ATCCTGCAGGAGCTGGAGTACGGCCCGTCGGTGGACTGGTGGGCGCTGGGCGTGCTGCTGTACGAGATGCTGGCGGGGCAGCCGCCCTTCGAGGCCGACAACGAGGACGACCTGTTCGAGTCCATCCTGCACGACGACGTGCTCTACCCCGTGTGGCTCTCCAAGGACGCCGTCTCCATACTCAAGG GCTTCATGACGAAGAACCCGTCGCGGCGGCTGGGCGTGcagggcggcgcgggcggcatCCGCGCGCACGCCTTCTTCCGCGACGTGGACTGGGACGCGCTGGCGCAGCGCCGCCTGCGCCCGCCCTTCCGCCCCAAG AAGAGCAAGCGCGAGGCGGCTAACTTCGATGCGGAGTTCACTAAGGAGGAGCCCGGCCTGACGCCCGTGCCGCCCGACGTGCTGCGCGCCATCAACCAG GAGGAGTTCAAGGGCTTCTCGTTCGTCAACAAGGACTTCAACCCCGCGCCGGCGCAGCCCTga
- the LOC124538335 gene encoding ADP-ribosylation factor-like protein 2 → MGFLTILKKLRQKEKEMRILMLGLDNAGKTTILKRFNGEPIDTISPTLGFNIKTLEHRGYKLNIWDVGGQKSLRSYWKNYFESTDGVAWVVDSADARRLADCAKELHSLLREERLAGATLLVLANKSDLPGALTLQEIREALELDGIKTHHWRILRCSAVTGENLLEGMDWMLDDIASRIFTLD, encoded by the exons ATGGGTTTTCTAACTATCTTAAAAAAACTCCGTCaaaaggaaaaagaaatgcGTATACTGATGTT AGGTCTTGACAATGCAGGCAAAACGacaattttaaaacgttttaacgGAGAGCCGATAGACACTATATCCCCAACACTTGGGTTCAACATAAAGACTTTGGAACACCGAGGATACAAACTTAATATATGGGATGTGGGTGGACAAAAATCATTGAG ATCATATTGGAAGAATTACTTTGAGAGCACTGATGGGGTGGCCTGGGTAGTGGACAGTGCTGATGCCAGAAGATTAGCAGACTGCGCTAAAGAACTACATTCATTGCTGAGAGAGGAGAGATTAGCCGGTGCCACACTACTGGTGTTGGCCAATAAGTCTGACCTTCCGGGTGCTTTGACACTTCAGGAAATAAGAGAG GCACTTGAGTTGGATGGCATCAAAACACATCATTGGCGTATTTTGCGTTGCTCAGCTGTCACTGGAGAGAATTTGCTGGAGGGAATGGATTGGATGCTGGATGATATAGCATCCAGAATATTTACTCTCGACTGA
- the LOC124538334 gene encoding pinin gives MGTEIDISFSTLRAQLESEKSSLYKIDENIKKIVQTSGRFSDRFNAPADYTRGGSRLGGRNAYPDVANNYKNEDQSKRKHETKTVFSRLSARFNDSDGEDDGPGPKRNKVPSTVCRELPTRAAVLRAQGDDEQARKRNRRIFGSLLGTLQKFKQEEIVMQTKEDKRALVEKKIEEQARLEKERELKERKTLFAERDHKKATIKALEAKMARVHEFEKWEASQQCLSNFILTKTKPHIYWLPKKISEKATEKLNSSRKFHESYMARKREELQDELQRIEHRCLRPRGPGAKENDLENHHRNYVFDKSPIIEDIKQEDRGRKRDKFAMDVDEKDQDESDGEDRQNEVQENETEKIESDENKMDTSTEQQPVSETEEATNKEDINEPITTNECEEVKDVTSDP, from the exons atggGGACCGAGATAGATATATCGTTTAGTACCTTACGTGCTCAATTAGAGAGTGAAAAAAGTAGTTTGTATAAGATTGACGAAAACATTAAGAAAATTGTTCAAACCTCAGGACGGTTTTCAGATAG ATTTAACGCTCCCGCCGATTACACAAGAGGCGGATCGCGCTTAGGTGGAAGAAATGCTTACCCTGACGTAGCTAACAATTACAAAAATGAAGATCAATCAAAGCGCAAACATGAAACGAAGACTGTCTTTAGCAG ATTATCTGCAAGATTCAATGATAGTGATGGAGAAGATGATGGCCCAGGACCAAAGAGGAACAAAGTACCCTCAACAGTGTGCCGGGAGCTTCCGACCAGAGCTGCAGTGTTGCGAGCTCAAGGAGATGATGAACAAGCAAGGAAACGTAATAGAAGAATATTTGGATCATTGCTTGGAACACTTCAGAAGTTTAAGCAAGAGGAGATTGTAATGCAGACTAAA GAAGACAAAAGGGCcctagttgaaaaaaaaattgaggaaCAGGCAAGATTAGAAAAGGAAAGAGAATTGAAAGAGCGAAAGACATTATTTGCAGAGCGGGATCATAAAAAAGCAACCATAAAAGCTTTAGAAGCAAAGATGGCACGAGTACATGAGTTTGAGAAGTGGGAAGCATCACAGCAATGCTTAAGTAACTTCATTCTGACTAAAACCAAACCACATATATACTGGCTGCCAAAGAAGATATCAGAAAAAGCAACTGAAAAATTAAATTCCAGTAGAAAATTCCATGAGA GTTATATGGCAAGGAAACGAGAAGAATTGCAAGATGAGTTACAACGGATAGAGCATAGGTGTCTACGACCAAGAGGCCCCGGTGCTAAGGAGAATGATCTGGAAAACCATCACAGAAATTATGTTTTTGATAAATCCCCTATTATTGAGGATATCAAACAAGAGGATAGAGGAAGGAAGAGAGATAAGTTTGCTATGGATGTGGATGAAAAGGATCAAGATGAAAGTGATGGTGAAGACAGACAAAATGAGGTTCAGGAAAATGAAACGGAAAAAAtag AATCAGATGAAAACAAAATGGACACCAGCACAGAGCAGCAACCTGTATCTGAAACCGAGGAAGCAACCAACAAAGAAGATATAAATGAACCCATCACTACCAACGAATGTGAAGAAGTGAAAGATGTCACATCTGATCCATAA